From Candidatus Neomarinimicrobiota bacterium, the proteins below share one genomic window:
- the mraY gene encoding phospho-N-acetylmuramoyl-pentapeptide-transferase, translating to MIYLFLYPLKKYVTWLNVLGYISFRSTAAALTALFIAFILGPYLIRILKQHKIGETIRQNGPTSHLQKSGTPTMGGLMIHCSVIIPVLLWGDITNRYVQILLITLVWTGLLGFIDDYLKVYKKFKKGLIARYKLTGQLLLGLAIGSYLYFFPEHPEISSAITIPFFKDVVIPLGIFYILFVTLVITGSSNAVNLTDGLDGLATGLLSITTMVFAAISYITGRVDFSSYLHILYMPGAGEITVFLAAMLGGFVGFLWYNAKPAEIFMGDTGSLTYGAVIGTIAVLIKQELLLFLVGGVFVIEAVSVMIQVTFFKYTAKKYGVGRRVFRMAPLHHHFELKGWDESKVVIRFWILGIMFALMSLVTFKIR from the coding sequence ATGATATATCTTTTTCTTTATCCATTGAAAAAATATGTGACCTGGTTGAATGTCTTGGGATATATCTCATTCCGGAGTACCGCTGCAGCCTTGACCGCCCTCTTTATCGCATTTATCCTGGGCCCCTATCTCATCCGTATCCTGAAACAGCACAAAATCGGAGAAACCATCCGCCAAAACGGACCCACCTCCCACCTTCAGAAATCCGGCACACCTACCATGGGCGGACTCATGATTCACTGTTCAGTCATTATCCCGGTCCTTCTCTGGGGGGATATTACAAACCGATATGTTCAGATACTACTGATCACCCTGGTCTGGACCGGATTGCTGGGATTTATCGACGATTATTTAAAAGTGTATAAAAAATTCAAAAAGGGATTGATTGCCCGGTATAAACTGACCGGCCAACTTTTACTGGGACTGGCCATCGGTTCGTACCTCTACTTCTTTCCCGAGCATCCGGAGATCTCTTCAGCCATTACCATTCCCTTTTTCAAGGATGTGGTGATCCCTCTCGGCATTTTTTATATCCTTTTTGTCACCCTTGTAATCACCGGTTCATCCAATGCCGTAAATCTCACAGACGGACTGGATGGGCTGGCCACAGGTCTGCTGAGTATTACAACCATGGTTTTCGCGGCCATCAGTTACATTACCGGTCGTGTAGATTTCAGTTCGTACCTGCATATCCTCTACATGCCCGGAGCAGGGGAAATTACCGTCTTTCTGGCGGCCATGCTGGGAGGATTTGTGGGCTTTCTCTGGTACAATGCCAAACCGGCTGAGATATTCATGGGAGATACCGGATCCCTGACCTACGGTGCTGTAATCGGAACAATTGCCGTTCTCATTAAACAGGAACTTCTCCTTTTCCTGGTGGGGGGTGTTTTTGTCATCGAAGCGGTGAGCGTCATGATACAAGTAACATTTTTTAAATATACAGCAAAAAAATATGGAGTTGGGCGAAGGGTTTTCAGAATGGCCCCGCTGCACCATCACTTTGAATTGAAAGGATGGGATGAAAGTAAGGTGGTTATCCGCTTTTGGATACTGGGAATCATGTTTGCCCTGATGAGTCTTGTCACATTTAAAATACGGTGA
- the murD gene encoding UDP-N-acetylmuramoyl-L-alanine--D-glutamate ligase — protein sequence MIYVEGKKVVVLGAQRSGLAVARLLSSQGSEVIVSESNPDLETPELVSKLEEWGVDYEFGEHSEQLFDANFAVISPGIPTRAKIADQLRWNNVPVVSEIEVAFWFADTPTIAITGSNGKTTTTELTADILNKSGLDAVACGNNGYPFSEAIYQSLQQDRHPVYVVEVSSFQLENIQLFSPHTAVLLNLTPDHMDRYRSFEDYIQAKMNIFNHQSRERYAVLNIDDPNIVKYANVKAKVIPVTMNKHTDRLAGFENGYFNFKIKNVPYQIEESKILLPGLHNKYNIMSAFSAAVSFLESSAGVTVSLTTFKGVPHRLQYVDSKNNVLFYNDSKSTNVDSVIVALKSFSKPVHLILGGRDKGIPFTPLNDHLEEIKHLYTIGEAAEIIAFELDAKNITACKTLDKAVAKAYENANPGDIVLLSPGCSSFDQFENFEERGEYFMEIVKKLK from the coding sequence ATGATCTATGTAGAAGGAAAAAAAGTTGTGGTCCTGGGAGCTCAGCGGAGCGGACTGGCCGTCGCCCGTCTCCTGTCATCCCAGGGATCAGAAGTGATTGTCAGCGAAAGCAATCCAGATCTGGAAACGCCGGAACTGGTGAGCAAACTTGAAGAATGGGGTGTTGATTACGAATTTGGTGAACATTCCGAACAGCTTTTCGATGCCAATTTTGCCGTCATCAGCCCCGGCATCCCAACCCGGGCAAAAATTGCCGATCAGCTACGCTGGAACAATGTCCCCGTCGTCTCGGAAATTGAAGTTGCATTCTGGTTTGCCGATACCCCTACTATTGCCATAACCGGGTCAAACGGTAAAACAACCACTACGGAACTGACGGCGGATATCCTGAACAAATCCGGTTTGGATGCTGTGGCCTGTGGAAACAATGGATACCCCTTTTCCGAAGCTATCTACCAATCCCTGCAACAGGATCGCCACCCTGTTTATGTTGTGGAAGTCAGCAGTTTTCAACTGGAAAACATTCAACTGTTCTCTCCGCATACGGCTGTCCTCCTGAATCTGACACCGGATCACATGGACCGCTATCGTTCATTTGAAGATTACATTCAGGCAAAAATGAATATCTTCAATCACCAGTCACGGGAGCGCTATGCTGTTTTGAATATTGATGATCCCAATATCGTAAAATATGCCAATGTAAAGGCCAAAGTCATTCCAGTTACTATGAACAAGCATACGGACCGGTTGGCCGGCTTTGAAAACGGGTATTTTAACTTTAAAATCAAAAATGTGCCCTATCAGATTGAAGAATCCAAAATTCTGTTACCGGGTCTCCATAACAAATACAATATCATGAGTGCTTTTTCCGCCGCCGTATCATTTCTCGAATCCTCTGCAGGCGTTACCGTATCCCTTACAACTTTTAAAGGGGTTCCCCACAGGCTGCAATATGTAGATTCTAAAAACAATGTCCTCTTTTATAATGATTCCAAATCTACCAACGTGGATTCGGTAATTGTGGCCTTGAAAAGTTTCAGTAAACCGGTCCATCTCATTCTGGGCGGCCGGGACAAAGGAATTCCGTTTACACCGCTGAATGATCATCTGGAAGAGATTAAACACCTGTATACCATCGGAGAAGCAGCAGAAATTATCGCCTTTGAACTGGATGCGAAAAATATCACAGCCTGCAAAACCCTGGATAAAGCTGTGGCAAAAGCGTATGAGAATGCAAATCCCGGTGATATTGTCCTTCTTTCCCCCGGTTGTTCCTCATTTGATCAGTTTGAAAATTTTGAAGAACGAGGGGAATATTTCATGGAAATTGTCAAAAAACTCAAATGA
- a CDS encoding UDP-N-acetylmuramoyl-tripeptide--D-alanyl-D-alanine ligase: MKFEHIARDRRFTLHRINAKEFTRLSIDTRDINPGDLFCALKGEKTDGHEFVDEAINKGAVAAMVTEDAVRQKPALKNLPLIICSDTYQGLQDLAQVYASRIQTKIIAVTGSAGKTSTRQLIAHVLSGTYSVSQSRRNFNNEIGLPISVLDIHPESDYAVIEMGAGHVGDISKLCGIIRPDFSLITSISEAHIEGFGTLENVQKGKFELFDNTREDGILFINLDDPLIAQYPDTGKKRITYSMKRNAAVTLQIFDIDSLGRYILDFLGTQIYLRSLGFGAAQNALAACAVAQTLDIPIAQIKQKLEEFEPPAGRGNIINQDGITLINDTYNANPLSVSLAIKTMHEMKPRGKRIFVLGDMLEMGDLSRLSHENIGAQIASSQIDYLFCYGPETLQTIKTARMLDMANAIHFDTLESLINTLKTLQKEGDIIYVKGSRGMTMERVVNHLTERSDSS, translated from the coding sequence ATGAAATTTGAACACATTGCCCGGGACCGGCGGTTTACACTTCATCGGATCAATGCCAAGGAGTTTACCCGCCTTTCTATCGATACCCGAGACATCAATCCCGGAGATCTGTTTTGTGCTCTGAAAGGGGAAAAAACCGACGGACACGAATTTGTGGACGAGGCCATCAACAAGGGTGCTGTTGCCGCCATGGTAACAGAAGACGCGGTCCGGCAAAAACCTGCCCTGAAAAACCTTCCCCTGATTATTTGCTCTGATACATACCAGGGACTTCAGGATCTGGCTCAGGTTTACGCATCCAGGATTCAAACAAAGATCATCGCCGTAACGGGCAGTGCCGGAAAAACCTCTACACGGCAACTTATCGCTCATGTGCTTTCCGGAACCTATTCGGTCTCACAATCCAGAAGAAATTTCAATAACGAAATCGGTCTGCCGATTTCTGTTCTCGATATCCATCCGGAATCGGACTATGCCGTAATAGAAATGGGTGCCGGACATGTAGGGGATATTTCAAAACTGTGCGGGATCATTCGCCCGGATTTTTCCCTGATTACCTCTATCTCTGAAGCACACATCGAAGGATTTGGCACATTGGAAAATGTGCAGAAAGGGAAATTTGAACTCTTTGACAATACCCGGGAAGACGGGATTCTTTTCATCAACCTGGATGATCCATTAATAGCCCAGTATCCCGATACCGGGAAAAAGCGAATCACTTACAGCATGAAAAGAAATGCAGCCGTCACATTGCAGATATTCGATATTGATTCCCTGGGGCGCTATATCCTTGATTTTCTTGGGACACAAATTTATCTCCGATCTCTTGGATTTGGTGCAGCTCAGAATGCCCTGGCAGCCTGTGCCGTGGCCCAGACATTGGATATCCCTATTGCACAGATCAAACAGAAACTGGAGGAGTTTGAGCCCCCTGCCGGGCGGGGAAATATCATCAATCAGGATGGAATCACGCTCATCAATGATACCTACAACGCCAATCCCCTCTCCGTATCCCTGGCTATTAAAACCATGCATGAAATGAAACCCCGGGGCAAACGGATCTTTGTTTTGGGAGACATGCTGGAAATGGGAGATCTTAGCCGGCTGAGCCATGAGAATATCGGAGCCCAGATTGCCTCTTCTCAGATAGATTACCTCTTCTGCTACGGTCCGGAAACACTCCAAACCATAAAAACCGCCCGAATGCTGGACATGGCCAATGCCATTCATTTTGATACACTTGAATCCCTTATCAACACCCTGAAAACCCTCCAGAAAGAAGGGGATATTATCTATGTGAAAGGATCCCGGGGTATGACCATGGAACGGGTCGTCAATCATTTAACAGAGCGGAGTGATTCATCATGA
- the ftsA gene encoding cell division protein FtsA, with product MSHPIITTGLDIGTTKICAMIGQYDPEEKKYQILGMGQSLSHGLKRGVVIDIEETKQSIIKALAEAEKHSGITISSVSIGIAGDHIRSLDSTSTVAISHKNSGPDTSSPVDQHDINRALDSVKNINLGVDREIIHVIPQEYVVDDQMGVKNPIQMSGSRLTVNAHIVTAAINNVKNLVRSVQSTGLNVENIVLEPLASSRAILSEDQKDLGVALVDIGGGTTDITVFKNGFVKHTGVIGYGGSIVTKDIASIIQTSFQEAERIKKSYAWASSELSEKAGIEELTVASLSDNREIRLNSFQLSQYVEARIEEILLMVREKICQFTDIKSLHAGIVFTGGGARLKGLCQVSEKIFHVPAQIGYPIRMPGLENTEYGPEYSTAIGLMHWSDKNKKELIPTGRDSDSTVWGKLKKLFSDIAKNLF from the coding sequence ATGTCTCATCCCATTATAACAACAGGACTTGATATTGGAACAACAAAAATTTGTGCCATGATTGGCCAGTATGATCCGGAAGAGAAGAAATATCAGATCCTGGGAATGGGACAATCTTTGTCTCATGGGCTCAAACGGGGTGTAGTCATTGATATTGAAGAGACCAAGCAATCCATCATCAAGGCCCTGGCGGAAGCAGAAAAGCACTCCGGGATCACCATATCCTCCGTATCCATCGGCATTGCAGGAGATCATATCCGAAGTCTGGATTCAACATCCACCGTGGCCATCAGTCATAAAAACAGCGGGCCCGACACATCCTCCCCAGTAGATCAGCATGACATTAACAGGGCTTTAGATTCGGTAAAAAACATCAATCTGGGTGTAGATCGGGAAATCATCCATGTCATCCCCCAGGAATACGTCGTAGATGATCAGATGGGAGTAAAAAACCCCATCCAGATGTCCGGTTCACGACTGACGGTAAATGCTCATATTGTCACAGCAGCCATCAACAACGTAAAAAACCTGGTCCGGAGTGTCCAGTCCACCGGCTTAAATGTGGAAAATATTGTACTGGAACCCCTCGCCTCATCGCGGGCAATTTTATCAGAGGATCAGAAAGATCTGGGAGTCGCCCTTGTAGATATTGGCGGAGGAACAACAGATATCACAGTTTTCAAAAACGGTTTCGTAAAACATACCGGGGTCATCGGATATGGGGGTTCCATTGTTACCAAGGATATTGCCTCCATCATTCAAACTTCCTTCCAGGAAGCAGAACGCATTAAAAAATCCTATGCCTGGGCTTCATCAGAGTTGTCAGAAAAGGCAGGGATTGAAGAACTGACCGTTGCATCTCTAAGTGACAACCGGGAGATACGCCTTAATTCCTTTCAACTTTCCCAATATGTGGAAGCACGGATTGAAGAAATTCTCCTCATGGTTCGGGAGAAAATTTGTCAGTTTACCGACATTAAATCTCTTCATGCAGGTATTGTATTTACCGGTGGGGGAGCTCGTTTGAAAGGGCTGTGCCAGGTCAGTGAGAAAATCTTTCATGTACCGGCACAGATCGGGTATCCCATCCGTATGCCGGGACTTGAAAACACGGAATACGGACCGGAATACTCGACTGCCATTGGACTGATGCACTGGAGTGACAAAAACAAAAAAGAATTGATCCCCACAGGAAGAGACAGCGATTCCACTGTTTGGGGAAAACTCAAGAAATTATTTTCCGATATTGCAAAAAACCTATTTTAA
- a CDS encoding UDP-N-acetylmuramoyl-L-alanyl-D-glutamate--2,6-diaminopimelate ligase yields the protein MKLRELLNIAGIKTPASLINPEITGIEYDSRQIRTGDLFVAIRGYKTDGHTFIDPAIHHGASAVVCETDPCLQDIPVITVPNSRKALARLSQAFYNTETLPFHLTGITGTNGKTTLTLLIRELEKQAGLKTAISGTLGFLSDFEHETFSERTTPESRDLHKMFHTCNQAGIQSLIMEVSSIALELSRVDNIAFDTAIFTNLTQDHLDFHGSMDRYFAAKIRLFSQLTPEGTAIINIDDPYGSQLFTSLNHKKRSCSLKNPLADYHFSEYHLSAGGLKGVVHTPDHTLSVEAPLIGVFNAMNILQALAAWMEHHPHIRPDHLNLESLPPIPGRMDIVRTAQHGTVIIDFAHTPDAIDKILKSVREIPHERLIALFGCGGDRDKTKRPLMGQIAEKYADQIILTNDNPRSENPEAIIADIRKGITSHQNVTIETDRQKAIHQILTHGNPGDLILILGKGAEKVMEIGEKKIPFNDKDIVQKWVQTHEI from the coding sequence ATGAAACTCCGTGAATTGCTGAATATTGCAGGTATAAAAACACCTGCTTCTCTTATAAATCCGGAAATCACGGGAATCGAATATGATTCCAGGCAAATCCGGACAGGGGATCTGTTTGTGGCTATCCGGGGATATAAAACCGACGGACATACGTTTATTGATCCGGCAATCCACCATGGGGCATCTGCTGTCGTATGCGAGACAGATCCATGTCTTCAGGATATACCGGTCATCACCGTCCCCAACAGCCGCAAAGCACTGGCCCGGCTTTCTCAGGCTTTTTACAACACGGAAACCCTCCCCTTTCATCTGACGGGCATTACCGGGACCAATGGGAAAACCACCCTGACACTTCTAATCCGGGAGCTGGAAAAACAGGCCGGTTTGAAAACAGCCATATCCGGCACCCTGGGTTTCCTGTCTGACTTCGAACATGAAACATTCAGTGAAAGAACCACGCCGGAAAGCCGGGATCTGCACAAAATGTTTCACACCTGCAACCAGGCCGGCATCCAATCCCTGATCATGGAAGTCTCCAGCATTGCACTGGAATTATCCCGGGTGGATAACATCGCATTTGATACGGCCATTTTTACAAACCTGACCCAGGATCATCTCGATTTCCATGGGAGTATGGACCGTTATTTCGCAGCAAAAATCCGTCTTTTTTCACAGCTTACGCCGGAAGGAACAGCTATCATTAATATCGATGATCCTTACGGATCCCAGCTATTTACATCCCTGAACCATAAAAAAAGGAGCTGTTCCCTGAAAAATCCTCTTGCAGATTACCATTTTTCTGAATATCACTTATCTGCCGGAGGATTGAAAGGCGTTGTACATACACCGGACCATACCCTGTCGGTCGAAGCACCCTTAATCGGTGTTTTCAATGCCATGAACATCCTGCAGGCTCTGGCCGCCTGGATGGAGCACCATCCCCATATCCGCCCCGATCATCTGAACCTGGAAAGCCTCCCTCCCATTCCGGGCCGGATGGACATTGTCCGGACAGCACAACATGGAACTGTCATCATTGATTTTGCACATACGCCCGATGCCATCGATAAAATCCTGAAATCGGTCCGGGAAATCCCCCATGAAAGGCTGATTGCCCTTTTTGGATGCGGGGGTGACCGGGATAAAACAAAACGACCTCTTATGGGACAAATTGCAGAAAAGTATGCAGATCAGATCATTTTGACCAATGACAATCCCCGGAGTGAAAATCCCGAAGCCATCATTGCAGATATCCGGAAAGGAATCACATCCCATCAGAATGTGACCATTGAGACTGACAGACAAAAGGCCATTCATCAAATTCTGACTCATGGAAATCCCGGGGATCTGATCCTGATTCTGGGAAAAGGTGCCGAAAAAGTAATGGAAATTGGAGAAAAAAAGATCCCTTTCAACGATAAAGACATTGTACAAAAATGGGTGCAAACACATGAAATTTGA
- the murC gene encoding UDP-N-acetylmuramate--L-alanine ligase encodes MKTLFGHIERIHIIGIGGIGMSSIAEYLVSRGFKISGSDASASSITTHLKNKGIDVYTGHSAQNIHNAQLLVHSSAVPMDNPEIQEAKKRHLPVIKRPALLREILKMNHFSIGVAGTHGKTSTSSMLVSVLTQANLDPTAIIGGIDKGSHSNSRIGKSPWLVIEADEYDRTFLSLEPAMGIVTSIDSDHLDIYRDLQDIREAFLQYCNAIPFWGMLAVCLDDPNIREILPAITAPHITYGFHEDADFRMDHYAFQGGQSRFTLTYKRKEYGPFSVPIPGRHFAQNAAAVASMAIWSGIDEEDIRRGLAAYQGVERRFDLKKVINGVPFIDDYAHHPEEIRQTLKAARDQWPDRKILAIFQPHLYSRTRDFAEDFGKVLSEGDYVIVTGIYPAREKPIPGVNGRLISNLVRKPVKYIEDIQRLKDEIKDILEPDMVVIAMGAGNITTYFEEMVNQLDKIDS; translated from the coding sequence TTGAAAACACTGTTTGGACATATTGAGAGAATTCACATCATCGGTATCGGTGGTATCGGCATGAGCAGTATTGCTGAATATCTTGTCTCACGAGGGTTTAAAATCAGTGGTTCCGATGCCAGTGCGTCATCCATTACAACGCATTTGAAAAATAAAGGGATTGATGTATATACAGGCCATTCGGCACAGAACATCCACAATGCCCAGTTGCTGGTACACAGCAGTGCTGTCCCCATGGATAATCCGGAAATTCAGGAAGCAAAAAAACGTCACCTGCCAGTGATAAAAAGACCTGCCCTGCTTCGGGAAATACTAAAAATGAACCATTTCTCCATCGGAGTAGCCGGCACTCACGGAAAAACAAGCACATCATCAATGCTTGTTTCCGTACTGACTCAGGCGAACCTTGATCCAACGGCTATCATAGGTGGCATTGACAAAGGCAGTCATTCAAATTCCCGTATCGGCAAAAGTCCCTGGCTGGTGATTGAAGCAGATGAATACGACCGCACTTTTTTATCCCTGGAACCGGCCATGGGTATTGTGACTTCCATCGATTCAGATCACCTGGATATTTACCGGGACCTGCAGGATATCCGTGAAGCATTCCTCCAATACTGCAATGCCATTCCTTTCTGGGGTATGCTTGCTGTGTGTCTGGATGATCCCAACATCCGGGAGATACTTCCGGCCATCACAGCCCCCCATATCACGTACGGATTCCATGAAGATGCTGATTTCAGGATGGATCACTATGCTTTCCAGGGGGGGCAATCCCGGTTTACCCTGACTTACAAGAGAAAAGAGTACGGACCCTTTTCAGTTCCCATCCCTGGACGGCACTTTGCACAGAATGCAGCAGCTGTGGCATCAATGGCGATATGGTCTGGAATCGACGAGGAGGATATCCGGCGGGGGCTGGCAGCTTACCAGGGGGTGGAACGCCGTTTTGATCTGAAAAAAGTGATCAATGGTGTCCCTTTTATCGATGATTATGCCCATCACCCGGAAGAAATCCGGCAAACACTGAAAGCCGCCCGGGATCAGTGGCCGGACCGGAAAATACTTGCCATCTTTCAGCCCCATCTGTATTCACGCACCCGGGATTTTGCCGAAGATTTTGGAAAGGTTTTGTCTGAAGGGGATTACGTGATTGTCACAGGTATTTATCCGGCCCGGGAAAAACCCATTCCCGGCGTCAACGGCCGTCTTATAAGCAACCTTGTCCGTAAGCCGGTGAAATATATTGAGGACATCCAAAGGCTGAAGGATGAAATTAAGGATATCCTGGAACCGGACATGGTCGTTATTGCCATGGGAGCAGGAAATATCACAACCTACTTTGAAGAAATGGTCAACCAACTGGATAAAATAGATTCATGA
- the ftsW gene encoding putative lipid II flippase FtsW: MNEKATTYPGYVLILKVSLALLVLLGTIMLFSASSQISLERYGNSNAYFFHHLQRLFMALLFGLACYLIDYRTFRKHIRLIYILTLIAVIMPFVQNMISNRSDPARWIRTGVMTIQTAEILRFTLIIYLASYLSGRKETIMSYRQGILPPFITLGIPILLIALAPDFSTAVILFLITCIILYVGGIPLKHLAITTLPLLLGAFVYVRISDYRWNRVLVFLGKESNPSGSAYQINQSLISLANGRLAGTGLGKSMLKNLYLPEAHTDFIYSIIGEEWGFLGAGFFILLFVLIFISLIRLSMDIRDMYGKYIVFGINISLILYALFNMGVTVGLFPVTGLPMPFVSYSGSQLLINGALLGILFRIIRETFHAETVYKTY, encoded by the coding sequence ATGAATGAAAAAGCCACAACATATCCAGGATATGTCCTGATCCTGAAAGTATCACTGGCACTTCTGGTGCTCCTGGGAACCATTATGCTCTTTTCTGCCAGCAGCCAGATCTCTCTGGAGCGCTATGGAAACAGTAATGCCTACTTTTTCCACCATCTCCAGCGGCTTTTTATGGCTCTCCTTTTTGGATTAGCCTGCTATTTAATTGATTACCGTACCTTCCGAAAACATATCCGACTCATCTATATTTTGACCCTCATCGCTGTCATCATGCCCTTTGTCCAAAATATGATCAGCAACCGATCTGACCCCGCCCGTTGGATCCGGACAGGTGTCATGACCATCCAAACGGCAGAGATCCTGCGATTTACCCTGATTATTTACCTGGCAAGCTACCTTTCAGGCCGGAAAGAAACAATCATGTCCTACAGGCAGGGAATTCTCCCTCCGTTCATCACCCTGGGTATTCCAATTCTCCTGATTGCCCTGGCACCTGATTTTTCCACCGCAGTCATTCTGTTCCTTATTACCTGTATCATCCTGTATGTGGGTGGGATTCCCCTGAAACACCTTGCGATAACCACCCTTCCCCTCTTACTGGGTGCCTTCGTCTATGTACGCATTTCAGATTACCGCTGGAACCGGGTCCTGGTATTTCTGGGAAAAGAATCCAATCCATCCGGCAGTGCCTATCAGATCAACCAATCCCTGATCAGTCTGGCAAATGGCCGGTTGGCAGGTACAGGACTCGGAAAAAGTATGCTAAAAAATCTGTACCTTCCCGAAGCACATACGGATTTTATCTATTCCATTATCGGGGAAGAATGGGGTTTTCTGGGTGCCGGATTCTTCATTCTGCTCTTTGTTCTCATCTTTATCAGCCTGATACGATTGTCCATGGATATCCGTGATATGTATGGAAAATATATCGTTTTTGGTATCAATATATCGCTCATCCTGTATGCCCTGTTTAACATGGGGGTAACCGTAGGACTCTTTCCGGTAACCGGTTTACCTATGCCTTTTGTAAGCTATTCCGGCTCACAACTTCTGATAAACGGTGCATTACTGGGTATTTTATTTCGAATTATAAGGGAGACTTTTCACGCTGAAACGGTTTACAAAACATATTAA